In Rhododendron vialii isolate Sample 1 chromosome 9a, ASM3025357v1, the following are encoded in one genomic region:
- the LOC131299882 gene encoding DUF21 domain-containing protein At5g52790-like has protein sequence MREDNAPCCEPKFWLYLFICFVLVSFAGLMSGLSLGLLSFTQVDLEVLVKAGLPQDQKNAAKILPIVKNEYLLLCTLLVGKTLAMETLPIFLDSILPFWAAILVSVTLVLAFAEIIPQAVCSRYGLSFGAKFCVLVRCLLVVFFPVSYPFSKLLDWLMGKGHSSLLRRAELKTLVDFHGNEAGKGGKLLHHETTIISGALDMTQKTAKDSLTPISQTFSLDINSKLDMRTMRLVMSKGHSRIPIYSGSPKNIIGLVLVKNLIFCRPEDETPIKNMTIRRIPRVDDNRPLYDILNQFQKGHAHMAVVVKGMSTYLQELPKRTWILIHRIHSPFGKKEHVHYSTDASSSLYSSDNETQSPALESIKEQGHMHWQLEKWKQGEGCSTYEELESLPNNSDEEVVGSITMEDVMEELLQEEILDETDEYVDIHSRIKINLLPSRRSSSRSPGVASAPGIHWRTPELSPLSSYTPILCSPLSPYIQLPLVRPILYASPGKSIPNSPSGYMHPVLSSPSSHRVSRKPYERLWQPSRV, from the exons ATGAGAGAAGACAATGCGCCATGTTGTGAGCCCAAGTTTTGGCTGTATCTATTCATATGTTTCGTCCTCGTGTCATTTGCTGGTCTCATGTCAGGCCTTTCTCTTGGACTCTTGTCCTTCACCCAAGTTGATCTTGAAGTCCTTGTTAAGGCCGGTCTACCCCAAGACCAGAAGAATGCTG CAAAGATTTTGCCCATTGTTAAGAATGAGTATTTGCTCTTATGCACCCTCCTTGTTGGGAAAACACTGGCAATGGAG ACCCTTCCTATATTCCTGGATTCCATTCTCCCCTTTTGGGCTGCTATACTCGTGTCAGTCACCCTGGTTCTTGCATTTGCTGAG ATCATCCCTCAAGCTGTCTGTTCGCGGTATGGACTAAGTTTTGGTGCAAAATTTTGTGTATTAGTTCGCTGCCTCTTGGTCGTATTCTTCCCAGTGTCGTATCCATTTAGTAAG CTGTTGGATTGGCTCATGGGGAAGGGTCATTCCTCACTTTTAAGGCGAGCGGAGTTGAAGACATTGGTTGATTTTCACGGAAATGAG GCAGGAAAAGGTGGAAAGCTATTGCACCACGAAACTACTATTATTAGTGGAGCATTGGATATGACACAGAAGACTGCTAAAGATTCTCTGACACCTATATCTCAAACCTTTTCGCTTGATATAAATTCTAAACTTGACAT GCGCACAATGAGGTTAGTAATGAGCAAGGGCCACAGTCGGATACCCATCTATAGCGGAAGCCCAAAAAATATTATCGGTCTAGTTTTG GTAAAAAATTTGATCTTCTGTCGTCCAGAGGATGAAACCCCAATTAAAAACATGACTATCAGGCGAATTCCTAG GGTAGATGACAACCGGCCACTTTATGATATACTGAACCAATTCCAAAAGGGCCATGCTCACATGGCCGTTGTTGTCAAAGGAATGTCAACGTATCTTCAGGAGCTGCCAAAACGAACATGGATACTAATTCATA GGATCCATTCACCATTTGGGAAAAAGGAGCACGTACACTACTCAACGGATGCATCATCCTCTTTGTATTCTAGTGATAATGAAACTCAAAGTCCTGCACTTGAGAGTATCAAGGAGCAAGGTCATATGCATTGGCAGTTGGAGAAGTGGAAGCAAGGAGAAGGGTGTAGTACATATGAAGAGTTGGAATCTCTTCCAAATAATTCTGATGAAGAGGTCGTTGGTAGCATAACAATGGAGGATGTTATGGAGGAGCTCCTACAG GAAGAAATATTGGATGAAACTGATGAATATGTTGACATCCATAGCCG AATCAAAATTAATCTACTACCTTCAAGAAGGTCATCATCAAGATCTCCTGGAGTAGCTTCAGCGCCTGGAATTCATTGGAGAACTCCAGAGCTATCTCCACTGTCTTCATATACTCCGATACTTTGTTCACCACTTTCCCCCTACATTCAACTTCCACTTGTTAGACCAATTCTATATGCTTCTCCAGGAAAATCCATTCCAAATTCTCCTTCCGGATATATGCACCCTGTTCTCAGCTCTCCATCTTCCCATCGA